The Zobellia alginiliquefaciens genome contains a region encoding:
- a CDS encoding RagB/SusD family nutrient uptake outer membrane protein — protein MKNIKYIGSVMMSFALWLTSCESDLEENPAGNISIANFYSSEDDAVTGLYGVYNSVYDLYGNTIINYGEVNADNATVSPNVSDLFEWDEFTYSNELTEGFWRSAYDGINLANEVALYTAEIDFDEEKRADIVSESKALRALFYWHMVRIMGGVPIYEIPTIGFEEVDRARATEEEVYALIFRDLTEAALELPTTSLAGRLNAHIVDALLARIYLYRNDFPNALVHAKRVIDSGSFDLFADYAHIFKTEHNNGIEHIYQIQYLSGERNNPIPGTFGPRALPGQYGNSFWANTVVGGSIAPSDEFVSENPTSYRKSVTIADSYEHIDGVTGTITMEEAYGPGVFPYYVSKFDDRAAELQSGVNLNVIRYADVLLIAAEASNEVDPAASEKYTWINKVRARARNGVEADLPDLAGLSQDEFRTAVLEERRFELAFEGQRAWDLKRRGDFLTTLRAQGKTVEDYKLLFPIPNNQVRLNPNLTQNEGW, from the coding sequence ATGAAAAATATAAAATACATAGGTAGTGTTATGATGTCTTTCGCTCTGTGGTTGACGTCTTGTGAAAGTGATCTAGAGGAAAATCCTGCTGGGAATATCAGTATTGCAAATTTTTATTCTTCGGAGGATGATGCGGTAACGGGTCTATACGGAGTCTATAACTCAGTGTATGACCTGTATGGTAACACAATAATAAATTATGGAGAGGTAAATGCGGATAATGCTACGGTATCTCCAAATGTTTCAGATTTGTTCGAGTGGGATGAGTTTACCTATAGCAACGAGCTTACGGAAGGGTTTTGGAGGTCAGCTTATGACGGAATAAACTTGGCTAACGAAGTTGCACTTTACACAGCAGAAATAGATTTTGATGAAGAAAAAAGAGCGGATATAGTTTCCGAATCAAAGGCATTGCGTGCACTTTTTTACTGGCATATGGTACGTATAATGGGAGGAGTACCTATTTATGAAATCCCTACAATAGGCTTTGAAGAGGTGGATAGGGCCCGTGCAACTGAGGAAGAAGTGTATGCTTTGATTTTTAGGGATTTGACCGAAGCTGCTTTGGAATTACCCACTACTAGCCTTGCCGGTAGACTAAATGCCCACATTGTGGATGCCTTATTGGCTAGGATATATTTGTATAGAAATGATTTTCCTAATGCATTGGTTCATGCCAAACGAGTAATTGATTCAGGTTCATTTGATCTTTTTGCGGATTATGCACATATTTTTAAAACAGAGCACAACAATGGTATTGAGCATATTTATCAGATTCAATACCTGAGTGGGGAGAGGAACAATCCCATTCCCGGAACCTTTGGCCCCCGTGCTCTTCCGGGGCAGTATGGAAATTCTTTTTGGGCAAATACGGTTGTTGGGGGGTCAATAGCTCCAAGTGATGAATTCGTTTCTGAAAATCCAACATCCTATAGGAAATCCGTTACCATAGCAGATAGTTATGAGCATATTGATGGTGTTACCGGAACTATTACCATGGAAGAAGCCTACGGTCCTGGTGTTTTTCCATACTACGTTAGTAAGTTTGATGATCGTGCGGCAGAATTGCAATCAGGAGTAAATTTAAATGTAATTAGGTATGCAGATGTTTTGTTGATTGCGGCAGAGGCGTCAAACGAGGTTGATCCAGCTGCTTCCGAAAAGTATACATGGATAAACAAAGTGAGAGCGAGAGCAAGAAATGGAGTAGAAGCAGACCTTCCCGACTTGGCAGGTCTTTCACAAGACGAATTTAGAACCGCTGTGCTCGAGGAAAGAAGGTTTGAGTTGGCCTTTGAAGGACAAAGAGCATGGGACTTAAAAAGGAGGGGAGATTTTTTAACCACCTTAAGAGCTCAAGGTAAAACGGTGGAAGATTACAAATTGCTTTTTCCTATTCCTAACAATCAGGTTAGGTTAAATCCAAATTTAACTCAAAACGAGGGTTGGTAA
- a CDS encoding sulfatase family protein has protein sequence MTKTDIKLVVSGFFTLITLLSCSEKTKTAAVETIDNERPNIILLMADDQGWGDTGYNGHPHLKTPNLDKMARNGVVFERFYAASAVCSPTRGSVMTGRHPLRYGICHANCGHIKSEEITLGEMVKKLGYTTGHFGKWHLGTLTRDTVEANRGGRPKFDADYAPPWDHGFDVSFVTESKVPTWNPMITPPKSSGDVRGDLEEGKPFFTSYWTGPGQIATDNLEGDDSRVIMDRAIPFIENAVKSEKPFLSIIWFHTPHLPVLAGGDDREQYANLSEDQQHYYGVISAMDKQVGRLRDKLEELGAAENTVLFYTSDNGPEGKSVSGRTQGITSGLKGRKRSLYEGGIRVPGIMEWQGKIQPDTKIEVPCFTSDYFPTIANILGVDLKKNERPYDGVDLLPIVKGKVKQRSTPLAFEFQKQAALMDNEYKIYSNDGGEHFELYNIVNDAGEETDLSKEEPEILNAMTFVWREWKTSQENSAQENDY, from the coding sequence ATGACAAAAACGGATATAAAATTAGTTGTAAGCGGATTTTTTACATTGATTACTTTGTTGAGCTGTTCTGAAAAAACTAAAACAGCAGCTGTTGAAACCATTGACAATGAGAGACCGAACATTATCTTACTTATGGCAGATGATCAAGGTTGGGGAGATACGGGCTATAATGGCCATCCACATTTAAAAACTCCTAATCTAGATAAAATGGCCAGGAATGGAGTTGTTTTTGAGCGTTTCTACGCGGCGTCTGCAGTATGTTCTCCAACAAGGGGTAGTGTAATGACCGGTAGACACCCCTTGCGTTATGGGATATGTCATGCCAATTGTGGTCATATAAAATCGGAAGAAATTACCTTAGGGGAAATGGTAAAAAAGCTGGGGTATACCACAGGTCATTTTGGTAAATGGCATTTAGGTACGCTCACACGAGATACAGTTGAGGCAAACCGGGGTGGGAGGCCTAAATTCGATGCTGATTATGCTCCACCTTGGGATCATGGTTTTGATGTTAGTTTTGTTACGGAATCAAAAGTGCCAACCTGGAACCCGATGATTACACCACCAAAATCTTCTGGTGATGTACGCGGAGATTTGGAAGAAGGTAAACCTTTTTTTACTTCATACTGGACAGGACCGGGTCAAATAGCAACCGATAATTTAGAGGGTGATGATTCAAGAGTTATTATGGATCGGGCGATTCCTTTTATTGAAAATGCAGTAAAAAGTGAAAAACCTTTTTTAAGTATAATTTGGTTTCATACGCCACATCTCCCTGTCTTGGCAGGTGGTGATGATAGGGAACAGTATGCCAATTTATCCGAAGATCAGCAACATTATTATGGTGTTATTTCGGCTATGGATAAACAGGTGGGGCGTCTTCGTGATAAATTAGAAGAATTGGGTGCAGCGGAGAATACCGTTCTTTTTTATACGAGTGATAATGGTCCCGAAGGGAAATCGGTTTCAGGAAGAACCCAAGGAATTACCAGTGGGCTAAAAGGTAGAAAAAGAAGTCTTTACGAAGGTGGAATCCGAGTGCCGGGAATTATGGAATGGCAAGGTAAAATTCAACCAGATACCAAAATAGAAGTGCCTTGCTTTACTTCTGACTATTTTCCTACGATAGCAAATATACTGGGTGTTGATTTAAAGAAAAATGAGCGCCCGTATGATGGTGTTGATTTGCTTCCCATTGTAAAGGGAAAAGTTAAACAAAGGTCAACCCCTTTAGCATTCGAGTTTCAAAAACAAGCAGCATTGATGGATAATGAGTATAAGATTTATAGCAATGACGGAGGGGAACATTTTGAACTTTATAATATTGTGAATGATGCGGGCGAGGAGACGGACCTTTCAAAAGAAGAACCTGAAATATTGAATGCAATGACATTCGTTTGGAGAGAATGGAAAACTTCTCAAGAGAATAGTGCCCAAGAAAATGATTATTAA
- a CDS encoding sulfatase-like hydrolase/transferase: MRQLYIYLIVITSFGLSAQEKPNFVFLFSDDQTFESIRAHGFDEVYTPNLDRLVNNGTSFTHAYNMGGWSGAICVASRAMIISGSYIWNAQEKSEKWAKGDAKAVDQTWAKLLEKQGYDTYMTGKWHVEAPATAVFNDARHVRPGMPGDKRGELHAAIKRWKKESGDMKNWNDYMPVGYGRPTGPEDTEWSPADTLQGGFWEGGKHWSEVVRDDALSFIEIAKQKDNPFFMYLAFSATHDPRQAPQRFLDMYPLENIKVPENFMPEYPWKDDMGNHPGLRDEALAPFPRTEYAVKVHRQEYYALLSHMDEQIGKILDALEESGKMENTYIFFGADHGISVGHHGLIGKQSMFDHSVRIPMMVVGPGIPKGKVLGQDVYLQDIMATTLELADVDKPDHVQFHSFMDIVNGERENSHYSGIYGAYENVQRMIRKDGFKLLVYPKIEKVLLFDMEEDPNEMNDLADRPEYIKKVETLFTDLLELQKTMDDKLSLQAIYVKTLNKS, encoded by the coding sequence ATGAGACAGTTATATATTTATCTAATAGTGATTACATCTTTTGGGCTATCCGCACAAGAGAAACCCAATTTTGTCTTTTTATTTTCTGATGATCAGACCTTTGAAAGTATTCGTGCACATGGTTTTGATGAGGTCTATACGCCAAATTTAGATCGTTTGGTAAATAACGGCACGTCTTTTACCCATGCCTACAATATGGGCGGGTGGAGCGGTGCAATTTGTGTCGCTTCACGTGCTATGATTATTTCGGGATCATATATATGGAATGCTCAAGAAAAAAGTGAAAAATGGGCAAAAGGGGATGCCAAAGCAGTAGATCAAACGTGGGCAAAGCTATTGGAAAAGCAAGGATATGATACCTATATGACCGGAAAATGGCATGTAGAAGCCCCGGCCACTGCAGTTTTTAATGATGCAAGGCACGTACGTCCTGGTATGCCCGGTGATAAAAGAGGAGAGTTGCATGCCGCAATAAAAAGATGGAAAAAGGAATCTGGCGATATGAAGAATTGGAACGATTATATGCCTGTAGGATATGGTCGCCCAACTGGTCCTGAGGATACGGAGTGGTCACCTGCCGATACCCTGCAGGGAGGTTTTTGGGAAGGTGGTAAGCACTGGAGTGAAGTAGTGCGGGACGATGCCCTGTCATTTATTGAAATAGCAAAGCAAAAAGATAATCCTTTTTTTATGTATTTGGCGTTTAGTGCTACTCATGATCCGCGGCAAGCTCCCCAGCGTTTTTTAGATATGTATCCTTTGGAAAATATTAAAGTGCCAGAAAATTTTATGCCGGAATATCCTTGGAAGGATGACATGGGTAATCACCCTGGGCTTAGAGATGAAGCTTTGGCCCCTTTTCCAAGAACCGAGTATGCGGTTAAAGTCCATCGTCAAGAATATTATGCATTGTTGAGCCATATGGATGAGCAAATAGGAAAGATTCTTGATGCTTTGGAGGAAAGTGGAAAAATGGAAAATACCTATATTTTTTTTGGTGCGGATCACGGCATATCTGTAGGGCATCACGGGCTAATTGGAAAACAGAGTATGTTTGATCATAGCGTGCGTATACCTATGATGGTTGTAGGTCCGGGTATACCTAAAGGGAAAGTTTTAGGTCAAGATGTTTATTTGCAAGATATCATGGCTACAACTTTGGAGTTAGCAGATGTGGACAAGCCTGACCATGTACAGTTTCATAGCTTTATGGATATTGTCAACGGGGAGCGTGAAAATAGTCACTACAGTGGAATCTATGGCGCCTATGAGAATGTTCAGCGAATGATTCGTAAAGATGGTTTCAAGCTATTGGTATATCCGAAAATAGAAAAAGTACTTTTATTCGATATGGAAGAAGATCCGAATGAAATGAACGACTTGGCGGATAGGCCTGAATACATTAAAAAGGTCGAAACATTGTTTACTGATCTTTTAGAACTTCAAAAAACGATGGATGATAAATTGTCTCTGCAAGCGATTTATGTGAAGACGCTCAATAAATCCTAA
- a CDS encoding DMT family transporter gives MIISALAFTLMNVSVKQLQHYSVYQIVFFRGFGSFLLTMAILKRLKISIMGNNKKLLVLRAVVGTSSMTLFFMSLRYLSAGTAVSLRYLAPIFSAIFAIFFLKEKIKPVQWLFFIISFIGVLILKGLDTHLHNTGLALIIGAAVLSGLVYIIISKIGKRDHPIVIVNYFMFTATVFGGLLMLSYWETPTGIDWLFLSTLGVFGFIGQLYMTKAFQIASNNLVAPFKYLEVLFTGLIGFMWLGEVYTLWSFAGILLIIIGLVMNVAYKARDKRYTI, from the coding sequence ATGATTATTAGCGCTTTGGCATTTACCTTAATGAATGTCTCCGTTAAACAGTTACAGCACTATAGCGTTTATCAAATTGTATTCTTTAGAGGTTTTGGTTCCTTCTTACTTACCATGGCTATTTTAAAACGTCTAAAGATTTCCATAATGGGAAACAACAAGAAATTGCTAGTCTTGCGAGCCGTTGTCGGGACTAGCTCCATGACCTTGTTCTTTATGTCACTGAGATACCTTTCCGCCGGAACAGCGGTTTCATTACGTTATTTGGCGCCCATTTTTTCCGCAATTTTTGCGATATTCTTTTTAAAGGAAAAAATTAAGCCTGTTCAATGGCTATTTTTTATTATCTCTTTTATAGGTGTTTTGATATTAAAAGGATTAGACACCCATTTACACAATACGGGACTAGCCCTAATAATAGGTGCCGCTGTGCTTAGCGGACTGGTGTACATTATTATAAGTAAAATAGGAAAGAGGGATCACCCAATTGTAATTGTAAACTATTTTATGTTTACAGCCACTGTTTTTGGAGGCCTATTGATGCTATCCTACTGGGAAACACCTACTGGTATAGACTGGTTATTTCTATCTACTTTAGGGGTTTTCGGGTTTATAGGGCAACTCTACATGACAAAAGCCTTTCAAATTGCCTCGAACAACCTTGTAGCCCCTTTTAAATACCTAGAAGTACTATTTACCGGACTTATTGGTTTTATGTGGCTAGGTGAAGTTTATACCTTGTGGAGTTTTGCAGGTATACTTTTAATTATCATAGGCCTGGTAATGAATGTTGCCTACAAGGCCCGTGATAAAAGATATACTATTTAA
- a CDS encoding glutamate synthase subunit beta, translating to MGKITGFLEFDRKVESYAPVEERVKNYNEFTVALNEPELKDQGARCMDCGIPFCHSGCPLGNLIPDFNDAVYRAKWEKAAEILHSTNNFPEFTGRLCPAPCEEACVLGINEDPVTIENIEKNIAEKAFEKGWIVAEPPKNRTNKKVAIVGSGPAGLAAAQQLNRAGHTVTVFERDEKPGGLLRYGIPDFKMEKHIIDRRLKVLEEEGIEFKCGVHVGKDISGEDLKNDFDAVVLSGGATVRRNLPIEGADLKGVVQAMDFLPQNNRRVDGVKDFENEILATGKDVVVIGGGDTGSDCIGTSIRHGATSVSNFEIMPMSTTERPEGQPWPFWPMRLKTSTSHKEGAERFFSISTKKFLGDKDGNLTGLITSQVEWVKEPGKSMTLKEVEGTEKEWKCELALLALGFTGSEMTIAEQLGVEADGRTNIKASEADYKTNVPGVFAAGDQRRGQSLIVWAISEGRQAAYHVDTYLMGESALPLKGEGDLPRV from the coding sequence ATGGGAAAGATAACAGGATTTTTGGAATTCGATAGAAAAGTAGAATCGTACGCGCCTGTTGAAGAACGCGTAAAAAATTATAATGAGTTTACCGTTGCCTTAAACGAACCTGAATTAAAAGATCAGGGAGCAAGGTGTATGGACTGTGGCATTCCCTTTTGCCATAGTGGTTGCCCATTGGGTAATTTAATACCTGATTTTAATGATGCGGTATACCGTGCCAAATGGGAAAAAGCAGCTGAAATTTTGCACTCAACGAACAACTTCCCGGAATTTACCGGCAGACTTTGTCCGGCACCTTGTGAAGAAGCTTGCGTACTAGGCATCAACGAAGACCCGGTAACCATTGAGAATATTGAGAAAAATATTGCAGAAAAAGCTTTTGAAAAAGGTTGGATCGTTGCTGAACCACCTAAAAATAGAACGAATAAAAAAGTTGCCATTGTAGGGTCTGGTCCTGCTGGCCTTGCTGCAGCTCAACAGTTAAACCGTGCAGGCCATACCGTTACCGTTTTTGAAAGAGACGAAAAACCAGGCGGCCTTTTGCGTTATGGTATTCCTGACTTTAAAATGGAAAAACATATCATAGACCGTAGACTTAAAGTACTAGAGGAAGAAGGTATAGAATTTAAATGTGGTGTTCACGTAGGAAAAGATATTTCTGGGGAAGACCTTAAAAATGATTTTGATGCCGTTGTTCTTTCAGGAGGAGCAACCGTTCGTAGAAACCTACCTATTGAAGGTGCGGATCTAAAAGGTGTTGTACAGGCTATGGATTTCTTACCGCAGAACAATCGAAGAGTAGACGGAGTGAAAGATTTTGAGAATGAAATTTTAGCAACGGGGAAAGATGTTGTTGTTATTGGTGGTGGCGATACCGGGTCTGACTGTATAGGTACTTCAATAAGACACGGAGCAACCTCTGTTTCTAACTTTGAGATTATGCCAATGTCTACCACAGAAAGACCGGAAGGTCAGCCATGGCCTTTCTGGCCTATGCGCTTAAAAACGAGTACGTCCCACAAAGAAGGAGCCGAACGTTTTTTCAGTATATCTACTAAAAAGTTTTTAGGAGATAAGGACGGTAACTTAACAGGTTTAATTACTTCTCAAGTAGAATGGGTCAAGGAACCCGGAAAATCTATGACTTTAAAAGAAGTAGAAGGTACCGAGAAAGAATGGAAGTGTGAATTGGCACTTTTAGCACTAGGTTTCACCGGTTCTGAAATGACTATTGCCGAGCAATTAGGCGTCGAAGCTGACGGTAGAACAAATATTAAAGCAAGCGAAGCAGATTATAAAACAAACGTACCTGGTGTATTTGCAGCCGGTGACCAAAGACGCGGGCAATCATTAATTGTCTGGGCTATTTCTGAAGGTCGTCAAGCAGCTTACCATGTAGACACCTACCTTATGGGAGAATCTGCACTGCCTTTAAAAGGTGAAGGAGATTTACCAAGGGTATAA